One Thermodesulfobacteriota bacterium DNA segment encodes these proteins:
- a CDS encoding FAD-dependent oxidoreductase: MASGNGPTGAVLVVGGGIAGIQASLDLAESGYKVYLAEKRSAIGGHMAQLDKTFPTNDCAMCTVSPKLVDAGRHLNIEILTGAEVLSLDGEAGDFQVTLRRHPRYIDPKKCTACGDCEKVCPVEIPGRFDEGLVRQRAAHKLYPQAVPNAFAIEKLGVSPCRDACPAGQRAQGYIAHIRRGDYAAALRTIKLDNPFPAICGRICNHRCEDACNRAKLDQALDIRALKRFVTDHEYAKPYVAPEPAPRKYGERIAIVGAGPCGLSAAKDLCLEGYAVTVFEALPVAGGMLRVGVPQYRLPTEVIDREVREIADFGVELHLSSPVENVEELFVQGYAAVLIAVGAHEGIRLPIEGAELPGVLTNTSFLRDVRLGNAPELGSRVVVIGAGDVAMDCARTSVRLGKEVAVHYRRGREEAPADPLEIEHALEEGVAFHWLSNPVAVLAGPDGRVRGLRLQRMELGAPDPKGRRQPVPVAGSEYEVACDNVIFSVGQRAGLAFLPADAGVALGRDGTIAADPETTATSRPGLFAAGDSTTGTAFLIDAVASGHRAARGIHAHLRGEPLRRTARERLPLADLPREELLGRADRGELRRERRLHVRNLDAAERRGSFDEVALGYTEDEARREAERCLSCGVCSECYACVEACKAGAVVHEELGREEELRVGAVVLAPGYELYDAQLSQEYGLGRYPNVVTAMQFERMLSASGPTHGHVQRPGDGATPRKIAFLQCVGSRDREHDYCSSVCCMYAAKEAIMAKEHEPGTDVAVFFMDTRSFSKGYDEYYRRARERYGVRYERCRISRLTEDPATGNLGVRFVRDGALVQESFDLVVLSVGMEVSPAVRELGHRLGIALDDYGFCHTTLFNPLESSRPGIFVAGPFREPKDIPETVVEASGAASRAGTLLAAARGTLTRLPEYPPERDVAAEEPRVGVFVCHCGSNIGGYLDVPAVAAYADGLSGVVHAEANLYTCSQDTVAHITQTAAELGLNRVVVASCSPRTHEPLFQDAIRGAGLNPALFEMANIRNQCSWVHSGQWDRATEKAMDLVRGAVARAARLAPVHSLEFPVVKSALVLGGGAAGMTAALELADQGFPVHLVEKSGELGGNLRRVRFLEDGRSPAQWLEDLVRRTVTHPRIDVYLDTTLQDIGGFRGNFAATLARRAGECVRVEHGVAVVATGAREYRGPEYGLGTHADIVTALDFEELLYRKAGGNGHDACAHLTARALPESVAMILCVGPAEQFCARTCCTTAIKSSLVLKELKPAAEVTILYKDVRTFGFKERLYTEARRRGIHFRRYDEADKPRVSVEWNSVRLDYRDAGSGKHATLRPQLLVLAEPMVPHADAGELATRLKVPLDGDGFFLEAHVKLRPVDFQSDGLYLAGLAHYPKFLAESIAQAQAAAARAATVLSKEVLHAEGIVARVEQEKCVGCLTCVRVCPYQVPAMQAQVAGVGRIAGAAFIEPATCHGCGVCAGECPAKAIQLAHYTDPQVTAMVETLFEGRARYHGKPSGDTAAGGC, from the coding sequence ATCGACCCCAAGAAGTGTACGGCCTGCGGCGACTGCGAGAAGGTCTGCCCGGTGGAGATCCCCGGCCGCTTCGACGAGGGGCTCGTCAGGCAGCGGGCGGCCCACAAGCTCTACCCCCAGGCCGTCCCCAACGCGTTCGCCATCGAAAAGCTCGGGGTGAGCCCGTGCCGGGACGCTTGCCCCGCCGGCCAGCGGGCCCAGGGGTACATCGCCCACATCCGCCGGGGAGACTACGCGGCGGCGCTGCGCACCATCAAGCTCGACAACCCCTTCCCCGCCATCTGCGGCCGCATCTGCAACCACCGGTGCGAGGACGCCTGCAACCGCGCCAAGCTCGACCAGGCCCTGGACATCCGGGCGCTCAAGCGCTTCGTCACCGACCACGAGTACGCCAAGCCCTACGTCGCCCCCGAGCCCGCGCCCCGGAAGTACGGGGAGCGCATCGCCATCGTGGGCGCAGGCCCCTGCGGGCTCTCGGCCGCCAAGGACCTGTGCCTCGAGGGGTACGCCGTCACGGTGTTCGAGGCGCTGCCCGTGGCCGGGGGGATGCTCCGGGTGGGGGTGCCCCAGTACCGCCTTCCCACGGAGGTGATCGACCGGGAGGTCCGGGAGATCGCCGACTTCGGGGTGGAGCTTCACCTCTCGTCCCCCGTGGAGAACGTGGAGGAGCTCTTCGTCCAGGGCTACGCCGCGGTCCTCATCGCCGTGGGGGCCCACGAGGGCATCCGGCTGCCCATCGAGGGGGCGGAGCTGCCCGGAGTTCTGACCAACACGTCTTTTCTGCGGGACGTGCGGCTCGGGAACGCCCCGGAACTCGGCTCCAGGGTGGTGGTGATCGGCGCGGGGGACGTGGCCATGGACTGCGCCCGCACCTCGGTGCGCCTGGGCAAGGAGGTGGCGGTCCACTACCGCCGCGGCCGCGAGGAGGCCCCGGCGGACCCCCTGGAGATCGAGCACGCCCTGGAGGAGGGGGTGGCGTTTCACTGGCTCTCCAACCCCGTGGCCGTCCTGGCCGGTCCCGACGGCCGGGTGCGGGGACTGCGCCTCCAGCGCATGGAGCTCGGCGCCCCCGACCCCAAGGGGCGCCGGCAGCCGGTGCCGGTGGCGGGCTCCGAGTACGAGGTGGCCTGCGACAACGTGATCTTCTCGGTGGGCCAGCGGGCGGGCCTCGCGTTCCTGCCCGCGGACGCCGGGGTGGCCCTGGGGCGGGACGGCACGATTGCCGCGGACCCGGAGACCACCGCCACGTCGCGGCCGGGCCTCTTCGCGGCGGGGGACAGCACCACCGGCACCGCCTTCCTCATCGACGCCGTGGCCTCGGGCCACCGGGCCGCCCGGGGCATCCACGCCCACCTCCGGGGCGAGCCCCTGCGGCGCACCGCCCGGGAGCGCCTGCCCTTGGCCGACCTTCCCCGGGAGGAGCTCCTGGGCCGCGCCGACCGGGGGGAACTCCGGCGGGAGCGCCGCCTCCACGTGAGAAACCTCGACGCGGCCGAGCGGCGAGGAAGCTTCGACGAGGTGGCCTTGGGGTACACGGAGGACGAGGCCCGCCGGGAAGCCGAACGCTGCCTCTCCTGCGGGGTGTGCTCCGAGTGCTACGCCTGCGTGGAGGCCTGCAAGGCGGGCGCGGTAGTCCACGAGGAGCTCGGGCGAGAAGAGGAGCTCCGGGTGGGGGCGGTGGTGCTCGCGCCCGGCTACGAGCTCTACGACGCGCAACTCAGCCAGGAGTATGGACTGGGCCGCTACCCCAACGTGGTCACGGCCATGCAGTTCGAGCGCATGCTCTCCGCGTCGGGCCCCACCCACGGCCACGTGCAGCGGCCCGGCGACGGGGCGACGCCCAGGAAGATTGCGTTCCTCCAGTGCGTGGGGAGCCGGGACCGGGAACACGACTACTGCTCGAGCGTGTGCTGCATGTACGCGGCCAAGGAAGCCATCATGGCCAAGGAGCACGAGCCCGGCACCGACGTGGCCGTGTTCTTCATGGACACCCGCTCCTTCTCCAAGGGGTACGACGAGTACTACCGCCGCGCCCGGGAGCGCTACGGGGTGCGCTACGAGCGCTGCCGCATCTCCCGCCTCACCGAGGACCCGGCCACCGGGAACCTGGGGGTGCGCTTTGTCCGGGACGGGGCGCTCGTCCAGGAGTCCTTCGACCTGGTGGTCCTCTCGGTGGGCATGGAGGTCTCCCCCGCGGTGCGCGAGCTCGGCCACCGCCTGGGCATCGCGCTCGACGACTACGGCTTTTGCCACACCACGCTCTTCAACCCCCTGGAGTCGAGCCGGCCCGGGATCTTCGTGGCCGGCCCCTTCCGGGAGCCCAAGGACATCCCCGAGACCGTCGTCGAGGCGAGCGGGGCGGCGTCCCGGGCGGGCACGCTGCTTGCCGCGGCCCGGGGGACGCTCACGCGGCTGCCCGAGTACCCCCCGGAGCGGGACGTGGCGGCCGAGGAGCCCCGGGTGGGGGTCTTCGTGTGCCACTGCGGCTCGAACATCGGCGGCTACCTGGACGTGCCCGCGGTGGCCGCGTACGCGGACGGCCTCTCCGGGGTGGTCCACGCCGAGGCGAACCTCTACACCTGCTCCCAGGACACGGTGGCCCACATCACCCAGACGGCAGCGGAGCTCGGCCTCAACCGCGTGGTGGTGGCCTCGTGCAGCCCCCGCACCCACGAGCCGCTGTTCCAGGACGCCATCCGGGGGGCGGGCCTCAACCCCGCCCTCTTCGAGATGGCGAACATCCGCAACCAGTGCTCCTGGGTCCACTCCGGCCAGTGGGACCGGGCCACCGAAAAGGCCATGGACCTGGTGCGGGGGGCCGTGGCCCGGGCGGCCCGGCTCGCGCCGGTGCACTCCCTGGAGTTCCCGGTGGTGAAGTCGGCCCTGGTGCTCGGCGGCGGCGCCGCCGGGATGACGGCGGCCCTGGAGCTGGCGGACCAGGGGTTCCCGGTGCACCTGGTGGAGAAGTCCGGCGAGCTTGGCGGAAACCTGCGCCGAGTGCGCTTCCTGGAAGACGGCAGGAGCCCGGCGCAGTGGCTCGAAGACCTGGTGCGCCGCACGGTGACCCACCCTCGGATCGACGTGTACCTGGACACCACCCTCCAGGACATCGGCGGGTTCCGGGGCAACTTTGCCGCCACCCTGGCGCGCCGCGCAGGGGAGTGCGTGCGGGTGGAGCACGGGGTGGCGGTGGTGGCCACGGGCGCCCGGGAGTACCGGGGGCCGGAGTATGGCCTCGGGACCCACGCGGACATCGTCACGGCGCTCGACTTCGAGGAGCTTCTGTACCGGAAGGCGGGGGGAAACGGCCACGACGCCTGCGCCCACCTCACCGCCCGGGCACTGCCGGAGAGCGTGGCCATGATCCTGTGCGTGGGCCCCGCCGAGCAGTTCTGCGCCCGCACCTGCTGCACCACCGCCATCAAGAGCTCCCTGGTGCTCAAGGAGCTCAAACCGGCGGCCGAGGTCACCATCCTCTACAAGGACGTGCGCACCTTCGGCTTCAAGGAGCGCCTCTACACCGAGGCCCGGCGGCGGGGCATCCACTTCCGGCGCTACGACGAAGCCGACAAACCCCGGGTCTCGGTGGAGTGGAACTCGGTGCGCCTGGACTACCGGGACGCGGGGTCGGGCAAGCACGCCACCCTGCGGCCCCAGCTGCTCGTGCTCGCCGAGCCCATGGTGCCCCACGCGGACGCCGGGGAGCTCGCCACCCGCCTCAAGGTCCCCCTGGACGGGGACGGGTTCTTCCTGGAGGCCCACGTGAAGCTGCGGCCCGTGGACTTCCAGTCCGACGGCCTCTACCTGGCGGGGCTCGCCCACTACCCGAAGTTTCTGGCCGAGTCCATCGCCCAGGCCCAGGCGGCCGCAGCCCGCGCGGCCACCGTGCTCTCCAAGGAGGTGCTCCACGCCGAGGGCATCGTGGCCCGGGTGGAGCAGGAAAAGTGCGTGGGCTGCCTCACCTGCGTGCGGGTGTGCCCCTACCAGGTGCCGGCGATGCAGGCCCAGGTGGCGGGAGTCGGGCGGATCGCCGGCGCCGCCTTCATCGAGCCCGCCACCTGCCACGGCTGCGGCGTGTGCGCCGGGGAGTGCCCCGCCAAGGCCATCCAGCTCGCCCACTACACCGATCCTCAGGTGACGGCGATGGTGGAAACCCTCTTCGAGGGCAGGGCTCGCTACCACGGCAAGCCCTCGGGGGACACCGCGGCGGGGGGGTGTTAG